Part of the Streptomyces sp. f51 genome is shown below.
CGGTAGCTGTCGGGGCCGCCGTGGACCCGGGTCCTGATCGGGAAGTCGTGAGTGTCGGAGGAGACACAGTCCGGGCGGGGATCCAGCGCCTGCGCCGGGGCCGACGAGAACGTCACGCACAGCGCCAGAGCGGTCGGGGCGAGGGCGGTCGGAGCGAGCGGATGGGACGTACGCAGTCGCATGAGGAGCCTTTGGCCGATCGGGAGAGGGCGGGGATCGGGAGGACCGAAAGCGTCAGTCGGTGCCGGGCAATGGCCCCGCGACCGTGCCACACCCCACCCCGCACCCCTGACCGCCACCCGTGGACCGACCCCCGTTCGGCCCCGTGTTTCCCACCATCCGGCGGCACGAGACGCAGGGCGGGGGCTCGCGCCGGGGCCGCTGCCGGTGGGCGCCCGTGTCGATGGGAGACCCGCGGCACGGCGGGCCGCGGCGGTGCGGGCGCACGTCGGGAGGGACCACCCTGGTGCGGGCCGCCACGGGCGAGGCGGGTTCCTCAGCGGGGGCGGGTACGGCGGACGGGGCGGACGGCCGCGGCCGGACCCGCGCGAGGGCGGGCCGCCTGCCCGGCCGGAGCCGGCGCCGCCTGGTGGGTCGGCCCAGCGCCGGGGAGCGAGGACCGGGGCGAGTCGGCCCCGGTGGGGCCGGGCGCTCAGGCGTCTCCGCGGCCGAACAGGGGCGCCAGCAGGAGCTGGGCCGCGCCCTCGGCCACTCCCCGGGCTCCGCCGGGGGCGGGCCCGACCGGTACCGACGCGACTCCTCCCTCGCGCCGGGCCCGTTCCTCCAGCACCGCCCCGACCCCCCGGAGGAAGACCTCCTCGTGGGCGGCGACCGTGCGCCCGCCCAGCAGCACGAGGTCGATGTCCAGCAGCCCCACCAGGTTCGCCGCGCCCGCGCCGAGCACCCGGGCCGCCTCGGCCACGGCCCCCCGGCCCACCGCGTCCAGGCACAGCACCTCGATGCACCCGCGGTTCCCGCACTCGCACAGCGGTCCGTTCAGCTGGATGACCTGGTGCCCGAACTCCCCGGCCCCGGTCCGGGCCCCCCGGTGGACGGCCCCGCCGATCACGAGGCCCGCGCCCAGTCCCGTACCGAGATGCAGATAGGCGAACGACCCACCGCCCGCGACGCCGGAACCCGGCCCGGCGCCGGTGCCCACCGCGACCCCGAGCGCCGCCGCGTTGGTGTCCTTGTCCACGACCACCGGCAGCCCGAGCCGCCCGGCCAGCGCATCCCTGAGCGCGAACCCGTCCCACTCGGGAAAGCCCGTCACCCGGTGCAGCACCCCCAGGGTGTGATCGAGCGGCCCCGGCAGCGCCACCCCCACGCCCAGCGGCGACACGTCGCCGAGCAGGGCGGAGACCTCCTCGGCGGCCCCCTCGACCACCGCCTCGGCCCCGGCCCCCAGATCCAGCGGAGCACGCCGCTCGGCCAC
Proteins encoded:
- a CDS encoding ROK family transcriptional regulator; its protein translation is MAGSRAGAGSGVGAGVAGVNLPALRSHNAALVLDLLRTAGAPGISRLELAERTGLTPQAVSKITARLRADGLATEAGRLASTGGKPRTVLRLVPEAGHAVGLHLDRDELTAVLCDLTGAVVAERRAPLDLGAGAEAVVEGAAEEVSALLGDVSPLGVGVALPGPLDHTLGVLHRVTGFPEWDGFALRDALAGRLGLPVVVDKDTNAAALGVAVGTGAGPGSGVAGGGSFAYLHLGTGLGAGLVIGGAVHRGARTGAGEFGHQVIQLNGPLCECGNRGCIEVLCLDAVGRGAVAEAARVLGAGAANLVGLLDIDLVLLGGRTVAAHEEVFLRGVGAVLEERARREGGVASVPVGPAPGGARGVAEGAAQLLLAPLFGRGDA